In Paenibacillus sp. FSL R7-0345, a single window of DNA contains:
- a CDS encoding FeoB-associated Cys-rich membrane protein produces the protein MIVNIVIVAAVFGYSGWMIYRHVQKGKQGACAGCDKSKSCAAASMDSPLSCRSGAADSKL, from the coding sequence ATGATTGTCAATATCGTGATTGTAGCGGCCGTATTCGGCTATTCGGGCTGGATGATCTATCGTCATGTGCAGAAAGGCAAGCAGGGGGCTTGTGCCGGCTGCGACAAGAGCAAGAGCTGCGCGGCAGCCTCAATGGATTCTCCGCTCTCCTGCCGCTCAGGGGCGGCTGACAGCAAGCTGTAA
- a CDS encoding ATP-binding protein, with product MISQFQESLLLPSTFQSVILNNSYEDVLEHIDSGIMLFDEEGVLTFVNKQMYGILELPRHSLLGYTMAHLLANIQLNRFKKKQVLRGYREMVRKGKPNYEFIDEYGRYWRVSMHSGEQMKGSYLFTFKEISDYKLIEQTAYQNDSLAMLGKLSASIAHEIRNPLTAIRGFIQLLHPHLHQLGKEEYAKIILAEIDRANDIIHEFLTSSKPSAPQVTMIPVSALLKEVVLLTESEALMKGCQINLHPFQGDMIISGDVKQMKQVMLNMIKNAMEAITERADDYVGRIEVGARREGAEVRIFISDNGKGMDTCTLDRLFNPFFTTKENGTGLGLSVSDRIIKNHGGCISVSSRINEGTRIVISLPLMQ from the coding sequence GTGATAAGCCAATTTCAGGAAAGCCTGCTCCTGCCAAGCACGTTTCAATCCGTGATATTGAACAATTCATACGAGGATGTGCTGGAGCACATTGACAGCGGAATTATGCTTTTTGATGAAGAGGGAGTCCTAACTTTTGTAAATAAACAGATGTACGGCATACTTGAATTGCCCCGCCATTCCCTGCTGGGCTACACTATGGCTCATCTGCTGGCGAATATTCAGCTGAACCGTTTTAAGAAGAAGCAGGTGCTGCGCGGATACCGTGAAATGGTTCGAAAGGGTAAGCCGAATTATGAATTTATAGATGAATATGGCCGCTACTGGCGGGTATCAATGCATAGTGGTGAACAGATGAAGGGCAGCTACCTGTTCACGTTTAAGGAAATATCGGATTACAAGCTGATCGAGCAGACAGCTTACCAGAATGACAGCCTGGCTATGCTTGGCAAGTTGTCAGCTTCTATTGCCCATGAAATCCGGAATCCGCTGACGGCAATCCGCGGGTTCATCCAGCTTCTGCATCCCCATCTGCATCAACTGGGCAAAGAAGAATATGCCAAGATCATACTGGCTGAAATTGACCGGGCCAATGACATTATTCATGAGTTCCTGACTTCATCGAAGCCTTCTGCTCCCCAGGTCACCATGATTCCTGTATCTGCACTTCTTAAAGAGGTTGTTTTACTGACAGAGAGCGAGGCCTTAATGAAGGGCTGCCAGATTAATCTCCATCCGTTTCAGGGAGACATGATCATCTCCGGAGATGTGAAGCAAATGAAACAGGTAATGCTGAATATGATAAAAAATGCAATGGAAGCGATTACAGAACGCGCAGATGATTATGTAGGCAGGATTGAGGTCGGGGCCCGCAGAGAAGGTGCAGAGGTCCGCATCTTTATCTCTGATAACGGCAAAGGCATGGATACATGCACGCTTGACCGATTGTTTAACCCGTTCTTTACTACTAAAGAGAATGGGACGGGGCTTGGGCTGTCCGTCAGTGACCGGATTATCAAGAATCATGGGGGCTGCATTTCGGTCAGCAGCAGAATTAATGAAGGAACACGTATTGTCATCTCCCTCCCACTAATGCAGTAA
- the feoB gene encoding ferrous iron transport protein B, whose translation MSSIALVGNPNTGKTSLFNTLTSSYEYVGNWAGVTVEKKVGSLKNGAGKLIDLPGIYSLHPLSRDEGVAAQYLIEESPEALINIVDASQLERNLLLTLQLLEYGKPTVLCLNMIDVAKSRGIQVSPDILQKRLGLTVLPLVARTGKGSGQVLTVLKETSSIPPVTFLLDYGERVEQAIRAIEHDLQQTAGLPNHRWIALQLMEQNPVVLALLRERFDTSRLLEICDTVQKELQTRKLALTLPQWIRSTRQEYIHSLCLEAMDTTAQKPHNLTERLDSILTHRFWGLPLFLIFMYAMFKATFDWIGGPLSDILDGFISGPLSDGANSLLQSIGASEFTHALIVDGIIGGVGGVLVFVPQIFVLFLMISFLEDSGYMARVCLLMDSTMERMGLNGKAFIPFIIGFGCNVPAIMAARSIEQPKDRMLTTLLMPLMSCSARLPVYLLFAAVFFPARQATAVLAMYVMGVVFALILCKLFSKHLFKNESSVFIIELPPYRMPQLKTLGRSTWEKGKGFLRKAGTIILAGSVIIWLMSYAGPTGFNVDMDQSFLAKFGGLIAPLLQPLGFGTWQAGSTLVPGFLAKEVVVSTMNIIYHTPDNAGLENQIAQVFTPLSSVSFMAFILLYIPCLATVGVIKKETASWKWTFFSMGYSLALAYLVSLIIFQGGRLLGWS comes from the coding sequence ATGAGCTCAATCGCCCTTGTAGGTAACCCTAACACCGGGAAAACCTCGCTGTTTAACACGCTGACCTCTTCCTACGAATATGTCGGGAACTGGGCAGGTGTAACTGTAGAGAAAAAAGTCGGCAGCCTGAAGAACGGTGCGGGCAAGCTGATTGATTTACCGGGGATCTACTCCCTGCATCCGCTCTCCCGGGATGAAGGCGTAGCCGCACAGTATTTAATCGAAGAATCACCGGAAGCACTGATTAACATTGTTGATGCTTCACAGCTGGAGCGTAATCTGCTGCTCACCCTTCAGCTGCTGGAATACGGAAAACCTACCGTGTTGTGTCTTAATATGATTGATGTTGCAAAGTCACGCGGTATTCAGGTCAGCCCTGATATTCTGCAGAAAAGGCTCGGTCTTACCGTGCTGCCGCTCGTTGCCAGAACCGGCAAAGGCAGCGGCCAGGTGCTTACTGTCCTCAAGGAAACCTCCAGCATTCCGCCGGTAACCTTCCTGCTTGATTATGGTGAACGGGTAGAACAGGCGATCCGGGCTATTGAGCATGATCTGCAGCAGACCGCCGGGCTGCCCAATCACCGCTGGATCGCCCTTCAGCTTATGGAGCAGAATCCGGTAGTCCTAGCGCTGCTGCGTGAGCGCTTTGACACCAGCCGTCTGCTCGAAATCTGCGATACGGTGCAGAAGGAGCTGCAGACAAGAAAGCTGGCCTTAACGCTGCCGCAATGGATTCGTTCGACCCGGCAGGAATATATCCATTCCTTATGTCTTGAGGCCATGGATACAACCGCCCAGAAGCCGCATAATCTGACGGAACGACTGGATTCGATCCTGACTCACCGTTTTTGGGGACTCCCCTTATTCCTTATTTTTATGTATGCCATGTTTAAAGCCACCTTTGACTGGATCGGCGGGCCCTTGTCCGACATCCTTGACGGATTTATCTCCGGCCCGCTCAGTGACGGTGCCAATTCTCTGCTGCAGAGCATCGGGGCTTCAGAGTTTACCCATGCACTGATTGTCGACGGCATTATTGGCGGTGTCGGCGGCGTACTCGTCTTCGTTCCGCAGATTTTCGTCCTGTTCCTGATGATTTCCTTCCTGGAGGATTCAGGTTACATGGCCCGCGTCTGTCTGCTGATGGACAGTACCATGGAACGGATGGGGCTGAACGGCAAAGCTTTTATTCCTTTTATTATCGGCTTTGGCTGCAACGTTCCGGCTATTATGGCTGCACGCAGCATTGAACAGCCTAAGGACCGGATGCTGACAACACTGCTGATGCCGCTGATGTCCTGCTCTGCCCGGCTGCCGGTGTACCTGCTGTTCGCCGCCGTATTCTTTCCGGCCCGGCAAGCCACAGCAGTCCTGGCGATGTATGTCATGGGCGTTGTCTTTGCACTGATTTTGTGCAAGCTGTTCTCCAAGCATCTGTTCAAAAATGAATCTTCCGTCTTTATCATTGAACTGCCTCCTTACCGCATGCCGCAGCTAAAGACACTTGGCCGCAGTACCTGGGAGAAAGGCAAGGGGTTCCTGCGCAAAGCGGGAACCATCATTCTGGCTGGTTCCGTTATCATCTGGCTGATGTCCTATGCCGGCCCAACCGGCTTTAATGTGGATATGGATCAAAGCTTTCTGGCCAAGTTCGGCGGATTGATTGCGCCGCTGCTGCAGCCGCTGGGCTTCGGAACCTGGCAAGCCGGATCTACGCTGGTTCCCGGCTTCTTGGCCAAAGAAGTCGTTGTATCCACGATGAATATCATTTACCACACCCCGGATAACGCCGGGCTGGAAAATCAGATTGCCCAGGTGTTTACACCGCTGAGCTCCGTCAGCTTCATGGCCTTCATCCTGCTCTATATTCCTTGCCTGGCTACTGTAGGCGTAATCAAGAAAGAGACAGCGTCCTGGAAGTGGACTTTCTTCTCTATGGGCTATTCGCTGGCGCTGGCGTACCTGGTATCGCTTATTATTTTTCAAGGCGGACGGTTGTTGGGATGGTCATAA
- a CDS encoding leucyl aminopeptidase: protein MNIEWNNGASSAEAAGDALCIIISETELDNGSLAAEWKAGIEHAAKAGLFAGKLNQTYILPLGEQAPYPALILAGSGKEAPVACELRVLAAHISRAAARMKAEVLGIQLPESLLSQGALAAQALAEGLVLGVYRRKHYKQEQTPYKGPASVNLFPQSSVEAGVELSMRSGIQRGLAFADATHLARDLTNLPGNLLTPSGLAAAAIEVAERHGLPAEVLDEREIEQKGMGGLLAVGKGSVHPPRMIVIRYQGTGEWSNVTGIIGKGITFDTGGISLKRAPGMEDMISDMGGAAAVLGVMEALGRLRPRINVVMVIPAAENMPSAGAFKPGDVITTLSGKTIEVLNTDAEGRVVLGDALTYAREWGAERLIDVATLTGAVLSILGDVATGAVTNDGPFMQTLLEASERSGEQIWQLPAYPEFRELLRSEVADIRNAAGRFGGASTAGLFIGEFAEGLPWIHLDIAGTAFLSRERGVNSKGATGVMVRTLLEYLLHLNME, encoded by the coding sequence ATGAATATTGAATGGAATAACGGGGCTTCCTCTGCTGAAGCAGCGGGTGATGCTTTATGCATTATTATATCTGAGACTGAACTGGATAACGGAAGCCTTGCGGCAGAATGGAAAGCGGGCATAGAGCATGCGGCCAAAGCCGGACTTTTTGCGGGTAAGCTGAATCAGACCTATATCCTTCCTTTGGGAGAACAAGCACCATACCCTGCGCTCATACTGGCAGGCAGCGGAAAGGAAGCCCCGGTTGCCTGTGAGCTGAGAGTGCTAGCTGCACATATATCCCGGGCTGCTGCCCGGATGAAGGCGGAGGTGCTTGGCATTCAGTTGCCCGAATCCCTGCTGTCTCAAGGGGCATTAGCGGCACAGGCACTCGCAGAAGGATTGGTGCTGGGAGTATACCGCAGGAAGCATTATAAACAGGAACAGACTCCCTATAAGGGACCTGCTTCGGTAAACCTGTTTCCGCAATCCTCCGTGGAAGCTGGAGTGGAACTAAGCATGCGTTCAGGAATACAGCGGGGATTAGCATTTGCAGACGCAACCCATCTGGCCCGTGACCTGACCAATCTTCCAGGGAATCTTCTGACTCCGTCCGGGCTTGCAGCGGCAGCCATTGAGGTAGCTGAGCGGCATGGACTTCCGGCAGAGGTGCTGGATGAACGGGAGATTGAGCAGAAGGGCATGGGCGGCCTGCTCGCTGTAGGCAAGGGCAGTGTACATCCGCCGCGGATGATTGTCATCCGTTACCAGGGAACCGGAGAGTGGAGCAATGTTACAGGGATAATAGGTAAGGGAATAACCTTTGACACCGGGGGCATTTCACTCAAAAGAGCCCCGGGCATGGAAGATATGATCAGTGATATGGGGGGGGCAGCGGCTGTACTCGGTGTTATGGAAGCGCTGGGCAGATTACGGCCGCGGATTAATGTGGTAATGGTTATCCCTGCCGCTGAAAATATGCCTTCTGCAGGAGCCTTTAAGCCGGGTGACGTGATTACTACGCTCAGCGGCAAGACAATAGAAGTGCTGAATACCGATGCTGAGGGCAGAGTGGTGCTTGGGGATGCCTTAACTTATGCCCGGGAATGGGGAGCAGAACGGCTCATAGACGTAGCTACGCTTACAGGAGCTGTTCTGTCTATTCTGGGGGATGTTGCTACCGGAGCGGTTACGAACGATGGACCCTTTATGCAGACCCTGCTGGAGGCCTCGGAGCGATCCGGAGAGCAGATCTGGCAGCTTCCTGCATATCCCGAGTTCCGCGAGCTGCTGAGAAGCGAAGTAGCTGATATCCGTAATGCTGCCGGCAGATTTGGCGGAGCGTCTACTGCAGGGCTGTTTATCGGTGAGTTTGCTGAAGGGCTGCCATGGATTCATCTGGATATTGCCGGCACGGCATTCCTGTCCAGAGAGCGGGGCGTTAATTCCAAAGGAGCCACGGGAGTCATGGTCCGGACATTGCTGGAATATCTGCTGCACCTCAATATGGAATAA